In Cicer arietinum cultivar CDC Frontier isolate Library 1 chromosome 7, Cicar.CDCFrontier_v2.0, whole genome shotgun sequence, a single window of DNA contains:
- the LOC101488277 gene encoding F-box/FBD/LRR-repeat protein At4g26340-like: MEEAKKLKTEHDRLSRLSDDLLCHILTFLPIKEAYRTSVLSSRWISLCNKILDLQFALPKSKRYQEIEYVYTILLRRTENIRKLTFFTHFGCEPTDAQLWVMSARKLQVKELDLDFILRKPIVFPVTFFMSMSLVVLKLRGNIKLQFDSSIAPNFPSLKILHLQLLIGYNYSDDREYDINNFLSGCPHLEEFRFYDCLIQPINISFHFLKRLHLNLFNPSYITDIGPLQINVPSLEFLQIADCSLRKYEFINLFNVDRAALCISKYSDFDGSYKLLKGISNVKSLTLRADTIKFLSKQDYLDDLCLLTFHNLLYLSVEISENCNWNMLLSFLQNAPKLKNLVIEKHFKRNLKRKEVGNSPWKGPIETPTCLSSSLKTFQFKGIQNIRAELDFTQYIIENSSKLEKVKIFTPKSKKSKSTSSTKRKLMQWSKKSSLLVWEINLF; the protein is encoded by the exons ATGGAAGAAGCCAAGAAACTCAAAACAGAGCATGATCGATTAAGCCGTCTCTCCGATGATTTATTATGCCATATTCTAACATTCCTGCCAATAAAAGAGGCTTACAGAACaagtgttctttcttcaagatgGATATCACTCTGCAACAAAATCCTCGACCTTCAATTTGCATTACCAAAATCTAAGCGGTATCAAGAAAttgagtatgtatatacaattcTTCTAAGACGCACcgaaaatataagaaaattaacATTCTTCACTCACTTTGGATGTGAACCCACTGATGCACAATTGTGGGTCATGAGTGCAAGAAAACTTCAGGTGAAGGAACTTGACTTAGATTTCATTCTCCGGAAGCCAATAGTATTCCCTGTTACGTTTTTCATGTCTATGTCACTTGTGGTTTTAAAATTGCGTGGCAATATTAAACTCCAATTTGATTCTTCTATTGCTCCTAATTTCCCTTCATTAAAGATTCTTCATCTTCAATTACTTATTGGGTACAATTATAGTGATGATCGTGaatatgatattaataattttttaagtggTTGTCCACATCTTGAGGAATTTCGTTTCTATGATTGCCTCATACAACCTATTAATATCTCTTTTCACTTCTTAAAGAGATTACATCTTAATTTATTCAATCCTAGTTATATTACCGACATTGGTCCATTACAAATTAATGTCCCTTCACTTGAATTTCTTCAAATTGCTGATTGTTCCCTTCGGAAATATGAGTTTATAAACTTGTTCAATGTTGATCGAGCAGCTCTTTGCATTAGTAAGTATTCGGATTTTGACGGTTCGTATAAACTCTTAAAAGGAATTTCTAATGTCAAATCACTCACTCTCAGGGCTGACACAATTAAG TTTCTTAGCAAGCAGGACTATCTCGACGATTTATGTCTTCTCacttttcataatttattatatttatcggTTGAAATATCTGAGAATTGCAATTGGAATATGCTTCTTAGCTTTCTTCAAAATGCTCCAAAACTAAAGAATCTTGTTATTGAG AAACATTTTAAAAggaatttgaaaagaaaagagGTTGGAAACTCTCCATGGAAAGGGCCAATAGAAACTCCAACATGTCTTTCAAGCAGCCTCAAAACATTTCAGTTTAAAGGAATTCAAAACATAAGAGCTGAGTTGGATTTTACGCAATATATTATAGAAAACTCAagtaagttggagaaagtaaAGATTTTTACACCAAAGTCCAAGAAGTCAAAGTCAACATcctcaacaaaaagaaaattaatgcaGTGGTCAAAGAAATCATCATTACTAGTATGG gaaattaatttattttga